In Amia ocellicauda isolate fAmiCal2 chromosome 7, fAmiCal2.hap1, whole genome shotgun sequence, one genomic interval encodes:
- the LOC136753720 gene encoding leucine-rich repeat neuronal protein 1, whose product MGTMGGAAMALWLLAAALALCLCRSSPTGESCPPQCVCETRPWYTPQSVYHQAKTVDCNELQLSRVPWGISGDTQVLLLQSNNISAVSAELQSLVNLTELDLSQNHFATVRDIGLSNLSQLITLYLEENQVKELPDFGLKDLASLEELYINHNQISTIGPQAFAGLGSLLRLHLNSNRLVSIDSRWFESLPSLEILMIGENPILDLQDRNFHPLSKLHSLVLAGMGLRDVPAGAFEGLDYLESLSFFDNRLPAVPKEALRVLPNLKFLDLNKNPVGRVQEGDFRDFLHLEELSLNNMEELVAIERGAFANLPEMAKLEIRNNPRLSYIDRSAFLDLAALRTLLISNNDLSLLPRELLAAFPSLDELSLHSNPLRCDCLPTWAALVGNQSTLRLLETQITLCASPPHLSGRALQDVVTAAWSPGSNSCLPLISQHAFPPQLNVSAGQPLTLDCWAMADPAPQFYWVTPTGDKVTSEADAPPPLSPGRRHRLQELGALEIRAVEPADAGLYTCVAWNAEGADTRSVTLRVDRGEGGDGGGAAVEPGPGNATVGGLVILAKVVHSRSVVLEWRLEPPASGAPSGRPVPQPQWAAATVKIDNPQISYTAKVPVDIQEYNLTHLLPSTQYEVCLTVSAPSEQHSQRSCINVTTKEAAFAVEMVPERSSVALAAVMGSMFAICIMGLLVFYMGRRMRQKACHHSLKKYMQHATSIPLNELYPPLINLWESEAEKEKECALDTHNPQIDTSKTYMW is encoded by the coding sequence ATGGGCACCATGGGCGGAGCTGCGATGGCTCTGTGGCTGCTGGCGGCCGCCCTGGCGCTGTGTCTCTGCCGCTCCTCCCCGACCGGCGAATCCTGCCCGCCGCAGTGTGTGTGCGAGACCCGGCCCTGGTACACCCCACAGTCCGTGTACCACCAGGCCAAGACGGTGGACTGCAACGAGCTGCAGCTGAGCCGGGTGCCCTGGGGCATCTCGGGCGACACCcaggtgctgctgctgcagagcaACAACATCTCGGCCGTGAGCGCAGAGCTGCAGAGCCTGGTCAACCTCACCGAGCTGGACCTGTCCCAGAACCACTTCGCCACCGTGCGAGACATCGGCCTGTCCAACCTGAGCCAGCTGATCACGCTCTACctggaggagaaccaggtgaagGAGCTGCCCGACTTCGGTCTGAAGGACCTGGCCAGCCTGGAGGAGCTCTACATCAACCACAACCAGATCTCCACCATTGGCCCGCAGGCCTTCGCCGGGCTGGGCAGCCTGCTGCGGCTGCACCTCAACTCCAACCGACTGGTCTCCATCGACAGCCGCTGGTTCGAGTCCCTGCCCAGCCTGGAGATCCTGATGATCGGGGAGAACCCCATCCTGGACCTGCAGGACCGGAACTTCCACCCCCTGTCCAAGCTGCACAGCCTGGTGCTGGCCGGCATGGGGCTGCGGGACGTCCCTGCCGGGGCCTTCGAGGGCCTGGACTACCTGGAGAGTCTGTCCTTCTTCGACAACCGGCTCCCCGCCGTCCCCAAGGAGGCGCTGCGCGTCCTGCCCAACCTCAAGTTCCTGGACCTCAACAAGAACCCTGTGGGCCGTGTGCAGGAGGGCGACTTCCGGGACTTCCTCCACCTGGAAGAGCTGAGCCTGAACAACATGGAGGAGCTGGTGGCCATCGAGAGGGGCGCCTTCGCCAACCTGCCCGAGATGGCGAAGCTGGAGATCCGCAACAACCCCCGGCTGTCCTACATCGACCGCAGCGCCTTCCTTGACCTGGCTGCCCTGCGCACCCTGCTGATCAGCAACAACGACCTGAGCCTGCTGCCCCGAGAGCTGCTGGCCGCCTTCCCCAGCCTGGACGAGCTGAGCCTGCACAGCAACCCACTGCGCTGCGACTGCCTGCCCACTTGGGCGGCGCTGGTGGGGAACCAGTCCACCCTGCGGCTGCTGGAGACCCAGATCACCCTGTgcgcctcccccccccacctgaGCGGCCGCGCGCTGCAGGACGTGGTCACGGCCGCCTGGAGCCCCGGCAGCAACTCCTGCCTGCCCCTCATCTCCCAGCACGCTTTCCCCCCCCAGCTCAACGTGTCGGCCGGGCAGCCCCTCACGCTGGACTGCTGGGCCATGGCCGACCCAGCGCCCCAGTTCTATTGGGTCACCCCCACAGGGGACAAGGTCACGTCGGAGGCAGACGCTCCCCCGCCCCTGTCTCCCGGCCGGAGGCACCGGCTGCAAGAGCTGGGCGCGCTGGAGATCCGGGCGGTGGAGCCAGCGGACGCAGGGCTGTACACCTGCGTGGCGTGGAACGCAGAGGGCGCCGACACCCGCAGCGTCACCCTGCGCGTGGACCGGGGCGAGGGGGGCGATGGCGGCGGCGCGGCTGTGGAGCCGGGCCCGGGAAACGCCACAGTGGGGGGCCTGGTGATCCTGGCCAAGGTGGTGCACTCGCGCTCCGTGGTGCTGGAGTGGAGGCTGGAGCCCCCGGCATCCGGCGCCCCCTCCGGCCGCCCGGTGCCCCAGCCCCAGTGGGCGGCCGCCACGGTGAAGATTGACAACCCCCAGATCAGCTACACGGCCAAGGTGCCGGTGGACATCCAGGAGTACAACCTGACCCACCTGCTGCCCTCCACGCAGTACGAGGTGTGCCTGACCGTGTCGGCCCCCTCGGAGCAGCACAGCCAGCGCTCCTGCATCAACGTCACCACAAAGGAGGCCGCCTTCGCAGTGGAGATGGTGCCGGAGCGCTCCAGCGTGGCCCTGGCTGCCGTCATGGGCTCCATGTTCGCCATCTGTATCATGGGCCTGCTGGTGTTCTACATGGGCCGGCGCATGCGGCAGAAGGCCTGCCACCACTCGCTGAAGAAGTACATGCAGCACGCCACCTCCATCCCCCTGAACGAGCTCTACCCGCCGCTCATCAACCTGTGGGAGAGCGAGGCGGAGAAAGAGAAGGAGTGCGCCCTGGACACGCACAACCCCCAGATAGACACGTCCAAGACATACATGTGGTAG